The Sphingobacteriales bacterium genomic sequence TAAACGTAACTTTGCCCTATGAAAATCCATATTTTTGTAACAGGCGGTACTTTCGACAAAGAGTACGATATGCTTAAAGGACAACTGTCTTTAAAAAAAACACATTTAAAAGAAATTTTTGAGTTAGGCAGGGTAAAAATAGACTATATACTTTCGGAATTAATGCTGATAGATAGTCTTGAAATGACCGACGAGCAACGCCAAGGTATTGCCAATAGTTGTGAAGCCTGCCCTGAAGATGCTATTTTAATAACCCACGGCACAGACACAATGGTTGAAACCGCAAAAGCAATAGCACGGTTAAATTTAGCAAAAACAGTGGTACTTACCGGGGCGTTAATTCCGTATAAATTTGAAAGTTCCGATGGTTTTTTTAACTTAGGCAACGCGCTGGCTTTTGCCCAGGTATTGCCACCAGGCGTATATATTGCCATGCACGGGCGGTATTTTGAATGGAATAATGTCTATAAAAACCGTGAAACAGGCTATTTTGAAGAACTACCATCGCTTAAAAACAGGTAATAATTGCATTTAACGTGTATTCAGCGCTTCGGCAATAGCATTTTACGCCCCCCCAAACAAGGCTTACCTTTATTTGCAAAAAAGCACGTGTTTACTTGGGCCTTCCCATAAATAAATGGGCAAAATTTGTATCTTTGCATTTGATTAGTTAATTAGGTTATTGCCATTTTAACCAATGATGAAAAAAATAAGACT encodes the following:
- a CDS encoding asparaginase; translation: MKIHIFVTGGTFDKEYDMLKGQLSLKKTHLKEIFELGRVKIDYILSELMLIDSLEMTDEQRQGIANSCEACPEDAILITHGTDTMVETAKAIARLNLAKTVVLTGALIPYKFESSDGFFNLGNALAFAQVLPPGVYIAMHGRYFEWNNVYKNRETGYFEELPSLKNR